Proteins found in one Xenopus laevis strain J_2021 chromosome 1L, Xenopus_laevis_v10.1, whole genome shotgun sequence genomic segment:
- the LOC121400931 gene encoding olfactory receptor 6B1-like, with the protein MEDGNETTITEFFLRGFPTRLEIQILLFIVFLIAYIITVSENIMIIMVIQLHSKLRKPMFFFLSNMSFLEICYISVTLPNLLVNTLSKDMSISLAGCMTQLYFFISLMCTECVLLAVMAFDRYIAVCHPLHYVTIVSKKLCIQLAAASWIAGFTVSVIKVYFISRLSFCGPNIINHFFCDISPVLNLACVDMSLAEFVDFVLALVILLTPLFVTVASYLCIIFTILKIPTNTGRQKAFSTCASHLTVVTIFFSTTLFMYARPKKAKSLDYFKILSLLYAVFTPMLNPFIYCLRNNEIWGTLKKYFCCKKTLP; encoded by the coding sequence ATGGAGGATGGCAATGAAACCACCATTACAGAATTTTTCCTACGTGGATTTCCCACTCGTTTGGAAATACAAATTCTTCTGTTTATTGTTTTCCTAATTGCATATATCATCACTGTTTCAGAAAACATAATGATTATTATGGTCATACAGCTACATTCCAAACTACGGAAACCCATGTTCTTTTTCCTCAGTAACATGTCCTTTCTGGAGATCTGTTATATATCAGTAACTCTTCCCAATCTGCTGGTAAATACACTTTCTAAGGATATGAGCATCTCGTTAGCTGGTTGTATGACGCAGCTCTACTTCTTTATCTCCTTAATGTGCACAGAGTGTGTTCTTCTTGCCGTAATGGCATTTGATAGGTACATTGCTGTTTGCCATCCTCTGCATTATGTGACAATTGTAAGCAAAAAACTTTGCATACAGTTGGCTGCAGCTTCTTGGATTGCTGGATTCACTGTTAGTGTGatcaaagtttattttatatCTAGATTGTCATTTTGTGGCCCCAACATCATCAATCACTTTTTCTGTGACATTTCCCCTGTGCTAAATCTTGCATGTGTAGACATGTCTTTGGCAGAGTTTGTGGATTTTGTCTTAGCCTTGGTCATTCTTCTCACACCACTTTTTGTTACTGTTGCCTCTTACCTCTGTATTATTTTCACTATCTTGAAAATACCAACTAACACAGGAAGGCAAAAAGCTTTTTCAACCTGTGCCTCCCATCTTACTGTGGTAACAATATTCTTCTCTACAACTTTATTTATGTATGCACGGCccaaaaaggcaaaatccttGGATTATTTCAAGATTCTCTCCTTGTTATATGCTGTGTTCACTCCAATGTTAAACCCTTTCATTTATTGCCTGAGGAACAACGAGATATGGGGCACCCTAAAGAAATatttctgctgcaaaaaaactCTTCCTTAA